From a region of the Arachis ipaensis cultivar K30076 chromosome B09, Araip1.1, whole genome shotgun sequence genome:
- the LOC110266653 gene encoding transcription factor GTE12-like: protein MKVVLNEQRMDRYQKMQCWVILKRFMVGRDGWAFNKTLDPKKLGILGNKCESVLLKPIGFEDIESKLHKFVYSGPDEFANDMRLLFSYGFMYPQRDQIHRVARRFSESFEITWKALTEKWSTEERKRNKIFKRGRSRKWKKAT from the exons atgaAGGTTGTTCTGAATGAGCAGAGAATGGATCGTTATCAAAAGATGCAGTGTTGggtgatcttgaagcgcttcatGGTTGGAAGAGATGGCTGGGCTTTCAATAAGACTCTGGATCCCAAGAAGTTAGGGATTCTCGGTAACAAATGTGAGAGTGTGTTGTTGAAGCCAATAGGATTTGAGGATATAGAGTCAAAGCTGCACAAATTCGTGTATTCAGGGCCTGATGAATTTGCAAACGATATGAGGCTTTTGTTTTCTTATGGATTCATGTACCCTCAAAGGGATCAGATTCATAGAGTTGCAAGGAGATTCAGTGAGAGCTTTGAAATTACTTGGAAGGCTTTGACGGAAAAGTGGTCAACTGAAGAGAGGAAAAGAAACAAGATCTTCAAAAGGG GAAGAAGCAGAAAGTGGAAGAAGGCCACGTAG